Proteins found in one Amycolatopsis umgeniensis genomic segment:
- a CDS encoding heavy metal translocating P-type ATPase: MTISAPEAAVRTVELTVSGMTCAACSARVERTLNKLDGVRASVNYATERATVQVPEELADDVLIERVRKSGYTAEIRGEEDPDTGLARVRDLRRRLVVAALLAIPLGNLSITLALVPRLRFPGWELLCLGLAVPVVFWSALPFHRATLRNLRHRSSSMDTLVSLGVLSSFAWSAWSAFAGGAEPGYWIGFGPTAAGADAIYLDVAAGVTTFLLAGRYFESRSRRGAAGLLAALDALAAKDVRVLRDGAEGMVPIGDLAVGDLFVVKPGESIAADGVVHTGLSTVDVSAVTGEPVPAEVGVGDRVIGASVNRDGRLVVRATAVGAHTQLAQMTALAERAQARKAAVQRLVDRICAVFVPAVLGVAVSTLAVWLPSGAPVRDGFAAAVAVLIIACPCALGLATPTALMAGVGRGAQLGILIKGPDALEASRTVDTVVLDKTGTVTTGKMTVTACRPAYGFVAAEVLRFAGAVESGSEHAIAAAVVTAALAELPELPPVEDFAALPGLGARGTVDGHEVLVGNTRLLTGRAVAVPADVADALKEAEHEGATVILAAIDGRVAGHLVIRDVVKPSARAAVDALHSLGLRTVLLTGDNEAAARMVADEVGIFDVRAGVLPAEKAEVVDELRAGGARVAMVGDGINDGPALATADLGMAMARGSDIAIRSADIVLVRDDLRVVPDAIRLADRTLRVIRGNLVWAFGYNVAAIPLAALGLLNPLIAGAAMSLSSVLVVSNSLRLKDFGRADRRAA; encoded by the coding sequence ATGACGATTTCCGCGCCGGAGGCCGCCGTCCGCACGGTGGAGCTGACCGTGTCGGGGATGACCTGCGCCGCCTGTTCGGCGCGGGTCGAACGCACGCTGAACAAACTGGACGGTGTCCGCGCGTCGGTGAACTACGCGACAGAGCGCGCCACCGTGCAGGTGCCCGAAGAGCTGGCCGACGACGTGCTCATCGAGCGGGTCCGCAAATCCGGCTACACGGCCGAGATCCGCGGGGAAGAGGATCCGGACACCGGGTTGGCGCGGGTCCGCGATCTCCGACGGCGGCTGGTCGTCGCCGCGCTGCTGGCGATCCCGCTGGGGAACCTCTCGATCACCCTCGCCCTCGTGCCGCGGCTGCGGTTCCCTGGCTGGGAGCTGCTGTGCCTCGGCTTGGCCGTACCGGTGGTGTTCTGGTCCGCGCTGCCGTTCCACCGCGCCACGCTGCGGAATCTCCGGCATCGTTCGTCCAGTATGGACACTCTGGTGTCGCTGGGAGTGCTCTCGTCGTTCGCGTGGTCGGCTTGGTCCGCGTTCGCGGGCGGCGCCGAACCCGGGTACTGGATCGGCTTCGGCCCGACGGCGGCCGGGGCGGACGCGATCTATCTCGACGTCGCCGCCGGGGTGACCACCTTCCTGCTGGCGGGCCGGTACTTCGAAAGCCGGTCCCGGCGCGGCGCGGCCGGGCTCCTCGCGGCGCTGGACGCCTTGGCCGCCAAGGACGTCCGGGTGCTGAGGGACGGCGCCGAGGGGATGGTCCCCATCGGCGACCTGGCCGTCGGCGACCTGTTCGTGGTGAAACCCGGTGAGTCGATCGCCGCGGACGGTGTCGTCCACACCGGACTGTCCACTGTGGATGTGAGCGCGGTGACCGGCGAGCCGGTGCCCGCGGAGGTCGGCGTGGGGGACCGGGTCATCGGCGCCTCGGTGAACCGGGACGGCAGGCTCGTCGTCCGCGCGACAGCGGTCGGCGCGCACACCCAGCTGGCCCAGATGACGGCGCTGGCGGAACGCGCGCAGGCCCGCAAAGCCGCCGTGCAACGGCTGGTCGACCGGATCTGCGCGGTGTTCGTTCCCGCCGTGCTCGGCGTGGCCGTCTCGACGCTCGCGGTGTGGCTGCCCAGCGGCGCGCCCGTTCGCGACGGTTTCGCGGCGGCCGTCGCCGTCCTCATCATCGCTTGCCCGTGCGCGCTCGGGCTGGCCACGCCGACCGCGCTCATGGCCGGGGTCGGCCGCGGCGCCCAGCTGGGCATCCTCATCAAGGGGCCCGACGCGCTCGAGGCGAGCCGCACGGTGGACACCGTGGTGCTGGACAAGACCGGCACGGTGACCACCGGCAAGATGACGGTGACCGCATGCCGCCCCGCCTACGGATTCGTCGCCGCCGAGGTGCTGAGGTTCGCCGGGGCCGTCGAGTCCGGTTCCGAACACGCGATCGCGGCCGCCGTCGTGACCGCGGCCCTGGCCGAACTTCCGGAGCTTCCCCCTGTCGAGGACTTCGCCGCGCTGCCGGGACTCGGCGCGCGCGGAACGGTCGACGGTCACGAAGTCCTCGTCGGCAACACCCGCCTGCTGACCGGACGTGCGGTCGCGGTCCCGGCCGACGTCGCGGACGCGCTGAAGGAGGCCGAGCACGAGGGAGCGACGGTGATCCTGGCCGCGATCGACGGCCGGGTCGCCGGACATCTGGTGATCCGGGACGTCGTGAAGCCGTCGGCACGGGCCGCGGTCGACGCCCTGCACTCGCTCGGCCTGCGGACCGTGCTGCTGACCGGCGACAACGAGGCCGCCGCCCGGATGGTCGCGGACGAGGTCGGCATCTTCGACGTGCGCGCCGGCGTGCTGCCCGCGGAGAAGGCCGAGGTCGTCGACGAGCTGCGGGCCGGGGGAGCGCGGGTCGCGATGGTCGGCGACGGGATCAACGACGGTCCGGCGCTGGCCACGGCGGATCTCGGCATGGCGATGGCCCGGGGGAGCGACATCGCGATCCGTTCGGCCGACATCGTGCTGGTCCGTGACGACCTGCGCGTGGTCCCCGACGCCATCCGGCTCGCCGATCGGACCCTGCGCGTCATCCGGGGGAACCTGGTCTGGGCGTTCGGCTACAACGTCGCCGCGATCCCGCTGGCCGCGCTGGGGCTGCTGAACCCGCTGATCGCCGGGGCGGCGATGTCGCTGTCCTCGGTGCTCGTCGTGTCCAACAGCCTTCGTCTCAAGGACTTCGGCCGGGCGGACCGACGCGCTGCGTGA
- a CDS encoding protein kinase domain-containing protein, giving the protein MKPLNTGEPTGVGRYRVFAALGEGGMGRVLLGISADGRLVAIKQVHPGFAHDPGFRERFRREVETSRLVSGAYTAPVMDADPNAPTPWLASVFVPGPALSEAVAAGGPLPPMAVRHLAAGLALALGDIHRAGLIHRDLKPSNVILAGDGPRVIDFGIARAVEGDSELTHTGAVIGSPGFMSPEQAEGKPLTSASDMFSFGALLVMAVTGTNPFTGTSTPHTLYNVVHVQPDLRYLAPELRQIVEPCLAKNPADRPSPAWVLERLGPIPPMTSPWPPLVSHLIETQQAEVRRLLNPPAPKRSRRGLIAGLAAAAVVLLAGGVVAAVSLSKDDPPPAAAAPSSPQPPDEPVATPVNQDPLGPDNLRKVDLCKVLEGRDVPGFGKLSTKIDIHFDSCTYSSPAGHWLELEVGGDLIEGEAGGELEGLPLRIKGSADSCAVAVPVSGLPNTKLSVDVNSMSTKDEACSVVKAALTDAVKRIRAGGHDRELPAGTLALLDPCAVVGSATADRLIGPVVETIREHLHRCRYDAAGNVQLSLVRAYPPVQSKDSSYTGTATLDLGGTKVYLAKSDDGIARSSCSLIWQHRSVSDRDGENVELTVGTSGTKMTADEACEKAKGFAGALLQKLPKP; this is encoded by the coding sequence GTGAAGCCGTTGAACACCGGCGAACCCACCGGCGTGGGGCGCTACCGGGTGTTCGCCGCGCTCGGAGAAGGCGGGATGGGCCGGGTGCTGCTCGGGATCTCCGCCGACGGGCGCCTGGTCGCGATCAAGCAGGTCCACCCGGGCTTCGCGCACGACCCCGGTTTCCGTGAGCGGTTCCGCCGCGAGGTCGAGACGTCGCGTCTGGTGTCCGGTGCCTACACCGCCCCGGTCATGGACGCCGACCCGAACGCGCCGACGCCGTGGCTGGCATCGGTGTTCGTGCCGGGTCCGGCACTGTCCGAAGCTGTCGCCGCCGGTGGACCGCTGCCGCCGATGGCGGTCCGTCATCTCGCCGCGGGGCTCGCGCTGGCACTCGGCGACATCCACCGTGCCGGGCTGATCCACCGGGATCTGAAGCCGAGCAACGTCATCCTCGCCGGGGACGGCCCCCGGGTGATCGACTTCGGGATCGCCCGCGCCGTCGAGGGAGACTCGGAACTCACGCACACCGGCGCCGTCATCGGCTCGCCCGGGTTCATGTCGCCGGAACAGGCCGAGGGCAAGCCGCTGACCTCGGCGAGCGACATGTTCTCGTTCGGCGCGCTCCTGGTGATGGCCGTGACCGGGACGAACCCCTTCACTGGAACGTCCACTCCGCACACCCTGTACAACGTCGTGCACGTCCAGCCCGATCTGCGGTATCTGGCGCCGGAACTCCGGCAGATCGTCGAGCCGTGCCTGGCGAAGAACCCGGCGGACCGGCCGTCCCCGGCCTGGGTGCTGGAACGGCTGGGCCCGATCCCGCCGATGACCAGCCCGTGGCCGCCGCTGGTTTCGCATCTCATCGAGACCCAGCAGGCGGAGGTCCGGCGGCTGCTGAACCCGCCCGCGCCGAAGCGGTCCCGCCGTGGCCTGATCGCGGGACTCGCCGCGGCCGCCGTGGTGCTGCTGGCCGGTGGCGTCGTCGCCGCGGTCTCCTTGTCGAAGGACGACCCGCCGCCGGCCGCCGCCGCGCCGAGTTCGCCACAGCCGCCGGACGAACCGGTCGCCACCCCGGTCAACCAGGATCCGCTGGGCCCGGACAACCTGCGCAAAGTCGACCTGTGCAAGGTGCTCGAAGGGCGCGACGTGCCCGGGTTCGGCAAACTGAGCACGAAGATCGACATCCACTTCGATTCGTGCACGTACTCCTCGCCCGCGGGCCACTGGCTGGAGCTGGAGGTCGGTGGCGACCTGATCGAGGGCGAAGCGGGTGGCGAGCTCGAGGGACTTCCCTTGCGCATCAAGGGCTCCGCTGACTCGTGTGCGGTCGCTGTCCCGGTCTCGGGGCTGCCGAACACCAAACTCAGCGTCGACGTGAACTCGATGTCCACAAAGGACGAGGCCTGCTCGGTGGTGAAAGCGGCCCTCACTGACGCGGTCAAACGGATCCGGGCCGGTGGCCACGATCGTGAGCTTCCGGCGGGCACGCTCGCCCTGCTGGACCCTTGCGCGGTGGTCGGCTCCGCGACCGCCGACCGGCTGATCGGCCCGGTCGTCGAAACGATCCGTGAGCATCTGCACCGATGCCGGTACGACGCGGCGGGCAATGTCCAGCTGAGCCTCGTGCGGGCGTACCCGCCGGTCCAGTCCAAGGACTCGTCCTACACGGGGACCGCCACCCTGGATCTCGGCGGTACCAAGGTGTACCTGGCGAAAAGCGACGACGGCATCGCCCGGTCCAGCTGTTCGCTGATCTGGC